In Brachypodium distachyon strain Bd21 chromosome 2, Brachypodium_distachyon_v3.0, whole genome shotgun sequence, one genomic interval encodes:
- the LOC104583134 gene encoding uncharacterized protein K02A2.6-like, translating to MPIASATSATAIQFFRSIVFHFGVPHSIITDNGSNFKEADFQDFCEQMGIRINYAAVAHPQTNDQVEKANGLLTEGMHKRLMTPLRRAAGAWVEELPSVLWSLRTTPNSSRQFTPFFMVYGAEAVLPSEVRYNTPLVAAYAGPDCTEGMEDSLDATDEACDIALART from the exons ATGCCAATTGCAAGTGCCACATCTGCAACGGCTATTCAGTTCTTCAGATCCATCGTTTTCCATTTTGGTGTTCCTCACAGCATCATCACAGACAATGGAAGCAACTTCAAGGAAGCTGACTTTCAAGACTTCTGTGAGCAGATGGGGATCCGAATCAACTACGCTGCAGTCGCGCACCCGCAGACAAATGACCAGGTCGAAAAGGCCAATGGTCTGCTCACTGAAGGCATGCATAAAAGGTTGATGACACCCTTGCGGAGAGCAGCTGGCGcgtgggtcgaagaactccccTCGGTACTCTGGAGCCTTCGAACTACACCAAATTCTTCCAGGCAGTTCACCCCTTTCTTTATGGTgtacggggcagaagcagtGCTGCCATCTGAGGTGAGGTATAATACACCTCTGGTCGCAGCATACGCCGGACCAGATTGCACAGAAGGTATGGAAGATTCACTCGACGCAACAGATGAGGCATGCGACATCGCCCTCGCTCG GACATAA